In Runella sp. SP2, the genomic window CGCTCTCATTGCGAGCAACGCACTGTCTTCGCCAATGATATATTCGTCTTTGAGGGCATCGACCAACGCTCCCGCAAACAAGGTATCTTCCAAATTGACCCGTCCTTTCCAGCCCGCACACAACACAAGCACGTCGTAAGGCTGCGATTTAAGGTGATTGACAATCGCGCCTAAATTCAAAAATGCGCCCACCAATACTTTCACCGCCGAGGTTTTGGCTTTAGTAATGGATAACGTACCGTTGGTGGTCGTCATCGCAATGTTTGCCCCCACTAGGTCTTCGTCCATGTAGCTAAAGGGCGAATTATCGAGGTCAAACCCTTCGACTTTCATGGCATTCCGTTCGGCGGCGGCGATGTAGCCTTTTTGTTGAAGTTCAAAACATTCTTCCACCGTGGCTACGGGCGTGATACTTCCTACGCCATAAGCCAGGCCCGTCACCATGCAGGAAGTAGCCCGAAAAATATCCGTCACGACAACAATCGTATTATCAATATTATGAAGGTGAAGCAAATCGGGGGTTAAACAAACATCAATTGATTTCATACAAAAAATATTAGACCGTTGGTTTTACAAAAGGCAATTTCACCACTTGGGCTTTGAGCAAACGCTCACGTACTTTCACAAAAATTTCGCTTCCTACTTTACTGTTTGCCAACGGAACATAGCCAAGTCCAATTCCTTTTGACAACGTCGGCGACTGCGTTCCTGAGGTTACGTGTCCAATCACGTTTCCTTCGGCATCGCACAATTCGTAGTGCCCACGTGGGATTCCACGGTCAATCATTTCAAAACCCACCAATTTGTTGGCAAGACCCGCTTGTTTTTGGGCAAGAAGCACGTCTGAGTCAATGAAGTTTTTGGTAAACTTAGTAACCCAACCCAGTCCCGCCTCCAACGGCGAAGTGGTATCGTCAATATCGTTTCCGTACAAACAGTAACCCATTTCTAAACGAAGGGTATCGCGTGCACCAAGGCCAATTGGCTTAATGCCCAACTCTTTGCCTGCCTCAAAAATCGCATTCCAGACTTCAACTGCTGATTCTTTTGGAATATACAACTCAAAACCACCCGCACCTGTATAACCAGTGGCAGAGATGATGATGTCAGGCAAACCCGCAAACGTACCTTTCACAAAGGTGTAATAGTCCATTTCTGCCAAGTTTACTTCCGTCAATGACTGAAGTGCTTCGGCAGCTTTGGGGCCTTGAACGGCAAACAAGCAAAGGTCGTCCGAGATGTTGTGCATTTCAACACCTTCGGTATTTTGGCCCTGAATCCAGTTCCAATCTTTTTCGATGTTAGAAGCATTGACGACCAAAAAGTATTCATCCGCACTCACTCGATACACCAACAAATCGTCAACTACTCCGCCTTTTCCGTTGGGAAGGTAACTGTATTGAATTTTCCCGTCAAAGAGAACCGAAGCGTCGTTGGCCGACACACGCTGAATCAAGTCCAAAGCTTTAGGGCCTTTGACAATAAACTCACCCATGTGCGACACATCAAACACACCCACGCCGTTGCGAACGCAGTGATGTTCTTCGAGGTCAGACGAATAACGAACAGGCATTACGTAGCCCGCAAATGGTACCATTTTTGCCCCCAACTGTTGGTGTAGGTCGTTAAGAGGAACTGTTTTTAGTTGCTCAGTCATGTTCTTGGCTTGTTGAAATTTTGGGTGCAAAGCTACCTTTCTAAATTGACAATCAGAAAAGTGCAGGTTTTGAAAAACGAGTTATTTCAAAAAAATGAACAAGACGCTTTAGGGGCATTTATAAATTCCGCGTACTTTTGTCTAGGAATCAAGCTTTTAAGAAAGCCATGGGAAAGAAAAAGCCACCTATCAACCAAGTAGCCATTGATTTTCATTTGCCCAACCGCACGGTGCTGCACTTGGGACAAATCGCGGCACAACGGGAAGGAGAGCGCCTTTTCCAAACTCTTTTGGCGGAAGAGTGGCTACTAGAACCCGCTGGAGAAGCCGCTGATGTGTCGTCGGGACAAGAGATTATTCGGCAAATTGGGCGGCGATTAGCCTATCCCGAAGAAGTAAAAGTAGCCCAACTCCACCACGTCGAAAACGATTTTGTAGGCTTCTCGGCCTTGTATCAAAACAAAGGATGGGTTTTTATCAATGCCAAAGCCTCTGATTACGAACGCCACTACTACACCTGCTTTTTGGTCACTTCGTTGGGGTTATACATGAACTACCCCGCCGCTGAGCTTAGCGCCCGCGCCGAGCAGTTGGTGTTTGAAACTTTCTTACCCGAGGCAGACGTGCGTAGTTTTTTTCACCGAGGTATTTCCAAACTTTCGCCGTCGTTGGCGATGGATATTGCTGATTTTTTTCAGATGCCTTTTACGGTGATTCTCAAACGTGCTCTTTTACTTGAAATCATTTCGGACGAGCAGTACCGCAACTTCCGAACTGTCAAGCCCGAACGCCCCGTTAAATCACGGCCTTTGTTTGTTTCCAAATCAAGCGAAAGCGACCAGAGTGAGTACGCCGATGAACAATGGGGCTAAAGCTTTACATCTTTCAGTTAATTTGCTGAAAAATATATTTTTCTATACCAAAAATAATAATGTTAGTAATTGACATTTTTAACTGATTTGCGTAAATTTGCTTCGTGACTGTTTAAAGGCTTCCTAGGTGCCAACTACGCTCACATTTTTTTTGTATTACTCAACGTCAATGTTAATCATGAAAAATCAACAACTCTTCTCGCTAGTACCATCTACAGCTTAGTTTGCCCAAGCCTTATCGGCTATCAACTTTTCATGGCGCTTTTAGCAACGTGATTCTATGTACTGTTTTGCTTCTGTTTTCTTTTGAAAACAAACGAGAGTTACCAATCTATTCTGGTAAATAGCTTTCTATTGTCGGTCATTTTACTTTCCTCTAGGAGGTAGGTGCGTTTTTTTGGCCAAAATATGCGCGTTTTTTCGTCCTTTAGTTGGGGTTCACTCCCCAAATGGCTACTGCTATGCGCTTACAGGTGGTAGTTATTGAAAAACTGTAAGCAAACAATTTCAACGTTATTTCATTTTACTCAACCTTTTTTTAAAACAACAAACAATCATGGCACTTGCATCAGATGTAAACATCGGCAGTTCAGACGTACAAACAGGAATGAGCAATAGTATGTCAGCTTCTATTATGCTCCAAACGTACACCAACACGGTATTACAAACTCCTGACATAAAACTTCCGTCCCAAGTTGATACCGATTCCAAAAGTACCGTAGTTGAAGATTTGCCCGCTCACCAAGCCCTTGCCCGTACCAACGCCACTTATTACCTAAACACCCTCAACCCACTCATTGTCAATACGATTGCCGATGTTATTGGGTTTGGCAATCTATGGTCGGCCGAATATAGTCTTTTGTATTCGTTAGCTGAAAGCATTGACCAAGGGGACAATGCCAATACGTTTACCCAAGGAATGAATAATCTGATCAATAAAACGCAAAAAGCCGAAGCAAGCACGCAGCCTGTTATTGATGCGCTTAATGCCTTTTTGCCGTTGATTCAGACGGATGAGCGCAACTTTAATCAAGATGCCACCAATGTAAACAATGCCTTGGGGGGCGAGCAGGGTGAAATTGCCCAATTGCAAAAAGAGATTGCTGCGTACAATACCGCCATGAACAAAGACCTCGCCATCATTGGTGCTGGTGCTACCGCCGACGTGGTGGGTGGATTGATGATTGTGGTAGGGATTTTAGGTGAAATCGAAACCGCTGGCGTAAGTACAGCCCTAATTGTTGGAGGTCTTGCCGTAGTCGCAGGTGGAACCACCGCAATGGGGGTAGCAGGGGCCGACTACACTAAAACCAAAAAAGCCTACGCAGATGCCACCGCCCAATTGGCCCAAGACCAACAAGTGATGACGGCTACCCAACAAGCCGCTGCTACGATTTCGACCCTCGTCAATGCCGTTGCCCAAGGAATTTCAGCCGTTGAAAGCTTACAAAAAGGATGGAACTCATTGCAAGCAGATTTCAATCAAGTGATTCAAGCTTTGGAACAAGCCGATGATCCAAGTTTAGGGGCTTGGTTGACAAGTTTACTTTCTGCCGCAAACGCCGACTGGACAACGACGCTCGAACTTGCCAAGAGCATCCAACAGTACGGAACACTGCCAGTTCAGAAATCAACAAACTAATTGTTTCTGCTAGGCAGGGCGAGTGCGCCCTGCCTACACTTATTTCTGATTATCCCTTTCACTCAATTTTCAACGTTATGACCAACGCATTTTCAGCGGCTCCGATTGCAGTAGCTACTGCAAACATTGCCACCTCCTCCATCCTGCTTCAGAATTACAGTCAAGCCATTTCTAATCAGCCAGAAGTCACGCTTGAATCAGTCCCTGAATTTACGGAAGATCAAAAAAGTGTTCAGCAAAACGCGCTTTTCTGCCTAAACAAAATCACGCCAGAATTAGTCGCTTTGTCGGCTCAGGACATCGGCTTTGCAAACGAATTTCTCCAAATGTACCCTCGTTTGCTCAGTGATGCCCAGCTTATTGACGATGCTACCGCCGATGCCAATGCCCGCACCAATGCCACCCATGATTTTTGTGCGGGGGTAAATCAGCTCATCATTACCATCAACAACGGTACGGCTACCCGAAACAGCATGGCTAGGGATTTAACCCAGTTCATCGACTTATCAGCGAGCAATCAAACCGACTTAGATGCCGACCTCGAAGTAGCTCAAAAACAACTTCTAGGTAACGATATCACTAAGCTTCAGGCCCAACTTGCGACGATTCAACAAGCGATTGATTCCGACAACCAAATTGTAGCCTCTGGGGGAGTGTATGGAGTTGTTGCAGGGTTAAAAATTGGCGTAGCCATTCTAGTAGGCTGGTACAAAGACCCTGCAAAGGGCTTTAATACGATTTTGGGCGAAATTCAGGGAATTGTGCAAGAATCTGATAAACACAGCGCCGCATTGGCCGACCTGACTACCCAAAATCAGGCTTACATGGATACAATTACGCAGTTGCTTTACGATGAGGCCGTGTATGCCGTTGTTCAAAACCTTGCCTTCAATACCGACTTGCTGGCAGCCCATGCCAAAGGCGCGGCGTTGGCGGTTCAGGCGTACGCCGACGGCTGGAACTCACTAGCAGGAAGCCTAGCAGATATCTACAATCGACTCCAAAAAGGCCCTACCGTCACCCTCAATTTAGCCCAATCGCTTCAAGGTGCTCAACCCGAATGGACCAGTTTATTGGCACAAGCACTCGCCTTCCAGCAAATGGGCATCATCCCCATTGATGTTAAAGACATCAGCAACTCCTAACTCATTTTATCCTAATTCTCGACGTAGCATCTTTTACTATGATAAATGCCCAATTATCTCCGCCGCCTGGTTTTACGGCCAGTGTCCAGACCACAGGGACATCCATTGGCAGCATTAACGCTGCTTGCCAGAATGTTCAAATCATGCCCACCTACAGTTCTCCGTATGCACCTAGCTTACAACAGGACATATCAAACGCCAAAGCAGTAGCCAATCAATGGACGAGTGACATCCTTCGGCAAGTGATGGCCTCACTAGAAGGTATCGTTGGCTTTAATGACTTATTTCAGAGCGTATTCAATGGGCTTTACAACATCGCAGAAGCCATAGCGAAAGGAGACACTACTCAAATCGCCCAATTTCAATTTTTTCTGTCGGCGCTACAACAAGCTACTCAAGCCCAAGAAACCCAAGTAAACTCAACACAAACCGCCCTCACCAATTATTTGATTCAGGTGGATAATACGATGCGAGCGCTCAACAACGACAATTTGCAATTACAAAATGCAGTCAACAGTCTGAATGCTCAAATGCGAAGCCTCGAACAGCAAATGAGTGATGTTCAAAGGAAAATTAACGAAGAAAGTAGCAATCCATTTTCAGAGTTATGGTATAAACTCACGGGCCAGCTTGATAGCCTAAAAAACGAGCAGGCCCAACTCAACAATGAATTAAATAACATCAATCAGCAGTCTTATCAAGCCCAAAATGCGTTGCACGTCGTCACTTCTTACCAAAATTCGTTTGGACAAATTCAAGGAGGAATCAACGGACTCGCTACTGGCTGGGAATCCCTCAATGCTGACTTAAAGGAGACAATTTCTGACGAGAACATCAGTGATTACAACGCCTTTACGCCCGCATTGGTACAGGCGGCCTCCTCCGATTGGCAGCAAGTCGCCAACCTAGCCAATTCATTTATGCGCTAATCAACTCCCCTCGCATGGGGGGAGTTTTACTGTATTAACTCACCTAAACCTCTACAACCGTGCATCGCCTTTACCCACTTCAAACGGTTTTAAGATACGCCTTGAGTGTTCTACTACTGCTCCCCTTCTATTCATGTCGGCGCATCGTAACAGGAACCATTAATTGCAAGGACATTGCCACTTACACGTCGCCCTATGGCCTGTTAAACTCCATTCAGGCGACCGTCGGCGACGTGTATTACATCAATCAAAAGGACAAGTTTGTGGGGTATATGTTCCATCAACAACCCGATTCGAGCCATATTTTGGTGGATAATTCCATCAATTCTTTGATGATTTCGGCGGACATCAATTTATCGACTTCGCTTGATTCGGAGACGCCAAAAATCAAACTTCTCTCGGCCAAAGTGGAAGAAAGTTTGGAGCGAAATACCCAACTCAAGCTCAAAAATGCCACCCGTGTACGGCTGAATCGACCGTACTTTTTTCTCCAAAAAATCGAAACCGAACAAAACGAAACCTTTGCCAAGCTCAACCAAGACAACGTGTTGTTTATGGTCATTACGAGCGTCGTCTATTCCGATTCTCTGTCGCTCGAAACCAAAAACAACAGCACCAACCAGAGCGGGATTCAGACCCTAAAAATTGAAGGCATCACGTTTCAGTTGACGTCCAATTGCAACGATTTAATCAACGTCGAAGGCAAAAAAACGGGGGTGTTTTTTAAGGCATTGTTTTTCAACTACGACAAAAACACCAAAAAGCTCGTTCCTTATACCCAACTTTTTGAATTTAAAAATTACGTCGTCAATACTGTAAATCAATAAAAATGAGCACATTTCCATTTCAACATCTTGTATTTAAGGGAGGCGGCGTCAAAGGCATTGCCTACGTAGGCGCCATGAAAGCCCTCGAAGAAGC contains:
- a CDS encoding 2-phosphosulfolactate phosphatase gives rise to the protein MKSIDVCLTPDLLHLHNIDNTIVVVTDIFRATSCMVTGLAYGVGSITPVATVEECFELQQKGYIAAAERNAMKVEGFDLDNSPFSYMDEDLVGANIAMTTTNGTLSITKAKTSAVKVLVGAFLNLGAIVNHLKSQPYDVLVLCAGWKGRVNLEDTLFAGALVDALKDEYIIGEDSALLAMRAYQQAQNDLLGYVANSSHVRRLQRLGIHKDIAYCLQRDLYDVVPVLRGSTLVNM
- the gcvT gene encoding glycine cleavage system aminomethyltransferase GcvT: MTEQLKTVPLNDLHQQLGAKMVPFAGYVMPVRYSSDLEEHHCVRNGVGVFDVSHMGEFIVKGPKALDLIQRVSANDASVLFDGKIQYSYLPNGKGGVVDDLLVYRVSADEYFLVVNASNIEKDWNWIQGQNTEGVEMHNISDDLCLFAVQGPKAAEALQSLTEVNLAEMDYYTFVKGTFAGLPDIIISATGYTGAGGFELYIPKESAVEVWNAIFEAGKELGIKPIGLGARDTLRLEMGYCLYGNDIDDTTSPLEAGLGWVTKFTKNFIDSDVLLAQKQAGLANKLVGFEMIDRGIPRGHYELCDAEGNVIGHVTSGTQSPTLSKGIGLGYVPLANSKVGSEIFVKVRERLLKAQVVKLPFVKPTV
- a CDS encoding HBL/NHE enterotoxin family protein encodes the protein MALASDVNIGSSDVQTGMSNSMSASIMLQTYTNTVLQTPDIKLPSQVDTDSKSTVVEDLPAHQALARTNATYYLNTLNPLIVNTIADVIGFGNLWSAEYSLLYSLAESIDQGDNANTFTQGMNNLINKTQKAEASTQPVIDALNAFLPLIQTDERNFNQDATNVNNALGGEQGEIAQLQKEIAAYNTAMNKDLAIIGAGATADVVGGLMIVVGILGEIETAGVSTALIVGGLAVVAGGTTAMGVAGADYTKTKKAYADATAQLAQDQQVMTATQQAAATISTLVNAVAQGISAVESLQKGWNSLQADFNQVIQALEQADDPSLGAWLTSLLSAANADWTTTLELAKSIQQYGTLPVQKSTN
- a CDS encoding HBL/NHE enterotoxin family protein; amino-acid sequence: MTNAFSAAPIAVATANIATSSILLQNYSQAISNQPEVTLESVPEFTEDQKSVQQNALFCLNKITPELVALSAQDIGFANEFLQMYPRLLSDAQLIDDATADANARTNATHDFCAGVNQLIITINNGTATRNSMARDLTQFIDLSASNQTDLDADLEVAQKQLLGNDITKLQAQLATIQQAIDSDNQIVASGGVYGVVAGLKIGVAILVGWYKDPAKGFNTILGEIQGIVQESDKHSAALADLTTQNQAYMDTITQLLYDEAVYAVVQNLAFNTDLLAAHAKGAALAVQAYADGWNSLAGSLADIYNRLQKGPTVTLNLAQSLQGAQPEWTSLLAQALAFQQMGIIPIDVKDISNS
- a CDS encoding HBL/NHE enterotoxin family protein, with protein sequence MINAQLSPPPGFTASVQTTGTSIGSINAACQNVQIMPTYSSPYAPSLQQDISNAKAVANQWTSDILRQVMASLEGIVGFNDLFQSVFNGLYNIAEAIAKGDTTQIAQFQFFLSALQQATQAQETQVNSTQTALTNYLIQVDNTMRALNNDNLQLQNAVNSLNAQMRSLEQQMSDVQRKINEESSNPFSELWYKLTGQLDSLKNEQAQLNNELNNINQQSYQAQNALHVVTSYQNSFGQIQGGINGLATGWESLNADLKETISDENISDYNAFTPALVQAASSDWQQVANLANSFMR